The following proteins come from a genomic window of Nicotiana tomentosiformis chromosome 12, ASM39032v3, whole genome shotgun sequence:
- the LOC138902831 gene encoding uncharacterized protein: MRVSHGVARLSKYVIYMLPTIEARVSRFVQRLSPLVINEASTTALYSDMNYGKMGIYRELIEPKQLHELFSVSTPVGESIMAARVYRDCFVTVHGRDTMANLIELGIVDFDLIMGMDWLYSCFSKLDCRTRTVRIEFPNESVIEWKGDDVVPKYRFISYLKATMMINKGCIYHLVWVTNTDAKALTLESVPAVNAILEVFPDMLLGSRQTGRLILGLM, encoded by the exons ATGCGAGTATCACATGGTGTTGCACGCCTTTCCAAGTATGTCATCTACATGTTGCCTACTATAGAGGCTAGAGTTAGCCGGTTTGTGCAgcgccttagccccttggttattaatgaggcctctACGACTGCCTTgtattctgatatgaactatgggaagatgggcATTTACAGAGAACt GATAGAACCAAAACAACTTCATGAgttgttctctgtatctactccggttggtgagtctattatggccgcgcgggtttatagggattgtttTGTTACAGTGCATGGTAGGGACACCATGgccaatctcattgaattggggatagtTGATTTTGAtttaataatggggatggactggctttattcatgtttttccaagcttgattgccgaactaggACCGTTAGaattgaatttccaaatgagtcagtgattgaatggaagggggatgatgtggtgccgaagtataggtttatttcttaccttaaggccacgatgatgatcaacaaggggtgtatttaccatttggtctgggttacgaACACTGATGCTAAGGCACTTACACTGGAGTCTGTACCAGCGGTGAATGCAATTCTGGAGGTCTTTCCGGATATGCTCCTTGGATcccgccagacagggagattgattttgggattgatgtga